One part of the Apus apus isolate bApuApu2 chromosome 23, bApuApu2.pri.cur, whole genome shotgun sequence genome encodes these proteins:
- the PNPLA1 gene encoding omega-hydroxyceramide transacylase, whose translation MAEEDLRGPSTRFSLSFSGSGFLAMYQVGVVQSLLELAPELLKSASKVYGSSAGSLIAAAVVCNISLDNLKEYFFTLTTEARKTILGPLSPKCSLLATIRVFLQRTLPEDSYQVASGRLHISLTRVVDGQNVMVSEFSSNEELIQALLCSCFLPIYCGFIPPSYRGVRYVDGGFTGLQPVSSLEEAVITVSPFTGELDICPRDCPAIFFCFQIFNGSIQISIENLCRISYALFPPSSMVLDDIFSQGYQDTALFLYRNNAFGFNYFDGNFRFSIMCGKKDPARPKGGHSPAQLPASCQVEDLGH comes from the exons ATGGCTGAGGAGGATCTGAGGGGTCCCAGCACCcgtttctccctctccttctcagGCAGTGGCTTCCTTGCCATGTACCAGGTTGGGGTGGTGCAGTCTCTCCTGGAGCTGGCTCCTGAGCTCCTCAAATCTGCCTCCAAGGTCTACGGCTCCTCCGCCGGTTCCCTCATCGCCGCCGCCGTCGTGTGCAACATCAGCCTCG ATAACTTGAAGGAATATTTCTTTACCCTGACCACGGAAGCCAGGAAAACCATCCTGGGCCCTCTGTCTCCCAAGTGCAGCTTGCTGGCCACTATCAGGGTCTTTCTGCAGAGGACGCTGCCAGAGGACTCTTACCAGGTGGCTTCAGGGAGGCTGCACATCTCGCTGACGCGGGTGGTGGACGGCCAGAACGTCATGGTCTCTGAGTTCAGCTCAAACGAGGAGCTCATCCAG gctctcctctgcagctgctttcttcctATCTACTGTGGATTCATCCCTCCATCCTACCGAGGAGTG AGATACGTTGATGGAGGATTCACTGGCCTGCAGCCTGTCTCCAGCTTGGAGGAAGCTGTGATCACCGTCTCCCCCTTCACAGGAGAGCTGGACATCTGCCCACGGGATTGTCCTGCAATCTTCTTCTGCTTCCAGATCTTCAATGGCAGCATTCAGATCTCAATAGAAAACCTCTGCAGGATTAGCTATGCTCTCTTCCCACCTAGCAGCATG GTCCTGGACGACATTTTCTCCCAAGGCTACCAGGACACTGCCCTTTTCCTGTACAGGAACA ATGCCTTTGGCTTCAACTACTTCGACGGCAATTTCCGCTTCTCCATCATGTGCGGGAAGAAGGACCCGGCACGGCCCAAGGGgggacacagcccagcccagctccctgcttccTGCCAGGTAGAGGATTTGGGGCACTGA